The DNA window AGGAAGCGCGACGGTCCCAATCCATCGCACCGGCTTCCAACGAACATCCGCCTGCGCCGCGGCGTTGAGTCTTGTCGTTGCTGTTTTACTTCCGCATCCCCGACGACCCCCATGGCGCAGTTCGACACGCCCGATCAGCTCTCGCTCCCCGACCTCGAAGAGGACGTCCTCGACTGGTGGCAGGACCAGAACATCTTTGAGCGCAGCATCGAAGAGCGGGACGGGCAGCCGACGTTTACGTTCTACGAGGGCCCGCCCACGGCCAACGGCACCCCCGGCATCCACCACGTGCTGGCCCGGGCCATCAAGGACATCTTCTGCCGCTATAAGACGATGCAGGGCTACCAGGTGGACCGCAAGGCCGGCTGGGACACCCACGGCCTGCCCGTCGAGATTGAGGTGGAGGAGGAACTGGGCCTGGAGACGCGGGCGGAGGTCGAGGAGTACGGCATCGAGAAGTACAACGCGGCCTGCCGCGGGAGCGTCCTGGAGTACAAGGACCTCTGGGACAACCTGACCCAGCGGATGGGGTACTGGGTGGACCTGGACGACCCGTACGTCACGTTCGAGACCGACTACATCGAAACCGTTTGGTGGCTCCTGAAGCAGATCGAGGAGGAGGACCTGCTCTACAAGGGGCACAAGATTCAGTGGTACAGCCCCGGCTCCCACACCGTGCTGTCGTCGCACGAGGTAAGCCTCGGCTACGAGGAGACCCAGGACCCGAGCGTGTACATTCGGTTCCCGGTCGCGGGCGAAGAGAACACCTACTTTCTGGCGTGGACCACGACGCCGTGGACGCTCATCTCCAACACGGCGCTCGCGGTGGGGCCGGAGCTCACCTACGTCAAAATCCACCACGACGATCCGCATCAGGGCGAGGAGAAGTTGATTCTGGCCGAGGCACTGCTCGACGACGTGATCGGCGAGGACTACACGGTCGAAGAGACGTTCTCCGGCGAGGAGCTGATCGGGCAGCGCTACGAGCCGCCCTACGACTACTTTACCGACCGGGCCGAGGCGGGGGAGGAGGCCTGGTACGTGCTCGGGGCCGACGTCGTCTCGACGGAGGAGGGCACCGGCGTGGTGCACATGGCGCCGGCCTTCGGGGAGGAGGACCACGCGGTGGCGCAGGAGGAAGGGCTGCCGCTCTTTAACCCGATCGACAAGGACGGCGAGTTTACCGACGCGGCGCCCCTCGTGGCGGGCACGTGGTTCAAGGACGCGGACAAGACGATCACCGACGACCTGAAGGCCCGCGGCCGCCTCTACAAGCACGAGACCTACCTCCACAACTACCCGCACGACTGGCGCAAGGGCACGCCCCTGATGAGCTACCCGGTCGAGAGCTGGTTCATCGAGACCACGAAGCTCAAAGACCGGATGGTGGAGCTCAACGACACGATCAACTGGCAGCCCGAGGCCATCGGCGAGGGGCGCTTCGGGGAGTGGCTGGAGAACAACGTCGACTGGGCGCTCAGCCGGCGCCGCTACTGGGGCACGCCGCTCCCGGTGTGGGAGAGCGACAAGGAGGATTCCGACTACTACGAGGTGATCGGGTCCGTCGAAGAACTGCGCGAGAAGGCCGGCGACCAGCTGCCGGAGGACGACGAGGAGATCGACCTGCACCGCCCGTTCGTCGACGAGCTGACGTGGGAGGGCCCCGACGGCGGCACCATGCGCCGCGTGCCCGACCTCATCGACGTGTGGTTCGACTCCGGCGCCATGCCCTATGCGCAGTGGCACTACCCCTTCGAGAACGAGGACGACTTTGAGGCCAACTTCCCGGCCGACTTCATCGCCGAGGGCGTCGACCAGACGCGCGGCTGGTTCTACTCGCTGCACGCCATCGCGACGGTCGTCTTCGACGAGGTCGCCTACGAAAACGTCGTGGTCAACGGCCTGGTGCTCGACGAGGACGGCAACAAGATGTCGAAGTCGGTGGGCAACACCGTCGAGCCGTTCGAGGTCATCGACGACTACGGGGCCGACGTGGTGCGCTGGTTCATGATGAGCAACGCGCCCCCGTGGGAGAGCATCCGTTTCAGCGAGCGGGGCCTGCGGGACCTCCGCCGCACGTTCTTCGGCACCCTGGAGAATGTCTACCGGTTCTTCGCCACCTACGCCAACATCGACGGGTTCGCCTACGAGCGCGACCGGATGCCGGTCGAGGAGCGCCCGGAGCTGGACCAGTGGATCATCAGCCGCCTGCACACCACGACGCAGGCGGTAGAGGCGGCGCTCGACGAGTACGACCCGACCACGGCCGCCCGGGCGGTCGAGGACTTCGTGGAGGAGCTTTCGAACTGGCACCTGCGCCGCTCGCGGCCTCGGTTCTGGGCGTCGAAGAAAGGCGAGCAGAACGGCCCGGCCGGGCAGGGCGGCACGGTCGCCGCGGCGAAGAAGGAGGCCGCGTACCAGACGATCCACGAGTGCCTGGCGGCCACGGCGAAACTGATGAGCCCCATCGCGCCCTTCTTCGGCGAGTGGCTCTACCGCACGCTCGGCGACGTTACCGGCACGGAGGCCGACTCGGTGCACCTGGCCTCCTTCCCCGAGGTTCGCGAGGAGGAGCGCAACGAGGCCCTGGAGCGCCGCATGGGGCTGGCCCGCTCCATCGCGTCCAGCACGCTCTCGCTCCGCAACCAGGCCGAGATCAACGTGCGCCAGCCGCTGCCGCGCCTCCTGGTGGTCACCGGCACCGGCGTGCCGGAGGCGGAGGTGGAGCAGGTGAAAGACGTGATCCTCGACGAGGTGAACGTCAAGGACATCGAGTACGTGGAGCACAGCAGCGAGGTCGTGAGCCGCTCCGCCAAGCCCGACTTCAGCCGCCTCGGCCCGCGCCTCGGCGACCTGGTGAAGGCCGTGAACCAGAAGGTGCGCCAACTCGACGACGAGACGATCGACGAGTACGTGGAGACCGGAGCGCTCACGCTGACGGTCGACGGGGAGGAGGTGGAGCTCGGCCCCGACGACCTCATCATTCAGAGCGAGGGCATCGAGGGGTGGCTCGTGGAGCAGGAGGGGGACGTGACCGTGGCCCTCGACACCGACATCACGCCGGCGCTCCGGGCCGAAGGGCTCGCCCGCGAGGGGGTTAAGCGGATTCAAGACCTTCGCAAAGCGGCGGGCTTCGAGGTCACGGACCGCATCGCGGTGGCCTACGACGGCTCGGCCCAGATTGCCGACGCCGTGGCCGCGTACGCGGACTGGATCCGGAACGAGACCCTGGCCCTGGAGTTGCAGCCGTCCAATGAGCCGACCGGGGAGGCGGTCGAGACCTTCGAGGTCGGCGACGAGCGGCTCACGATCGGGGTCCGTCGCGTTGAGGCCGACGAAGCACTGAATGCCTGAGCCCTCCCCGGGGCCGGACGCAGGCCCGTGGAGCGCACGCCACGCATCACTTCCACTGATAGGCCCACTCTGAACGCCATGGCGAACGACGATGCACAGCCCGAGGGGGATGCGCCCGACGCCCCGCTTCACGCACAGTCGGACACGACCGAAGATGGGGAGGCGCGCACGACGCCCTTCTCCGACGACGAACTGGAGCACTTCCGCGAGCTGATCCTCCAGCGCCGGCAGGAGGCGAAGTCCGAGATCGAGCAGATGCGCAAGCAGGTCGAACAGGCCAAAGAGCAGTCCGACGACAACACCGCCTACGGCATCCACATGGCCGACGCCGGGACCGACGCGATGGAGCGGGAG is part of the Salinibacter ruber DSM 13855 genome and encodes:
- the ileS gene encoding isoleucine--tRNA ligase, encoding MAQFDTPDQLSLPDLEEDVLDWWQDQNIFERSIEERDGQPTFTFYEGPPTANGTPGIHHVLARAIKDIFCRYKTMQGYQVDRKAGWDTHGLPVEIEVEEELGLETRAEVEEYGIEKYNAACRGSVLEYKDLWDNLTQRMGYWVDLDDPYVTFETDYIETVWWLLKQIEEEDLLYKGHKIQWYSPGSHTVLSSHEVSLGYEETQDPSVYIRFPVAGEENTYFLAWTTTPWTLISNTALAVGPELTYVKIHHDDPHQGEEKLILAEALLDDVIGEDYTVEETFSGEELIGQRYEPPYDYFTDRAEAGEEAWYVLGADVVSTEEGTGVVHMAPAFGEEDHAVAQEEGLPLFNPIDKDGEFTDAAPLVAGTWFKDADKTITDDLKARGRLYKHETYLHNYPHDWRKGTPLMSYPVESWFIETTKLKDRMVELNDTINWQPEAIGEGRFGEWLENNVDWALSRRRYWGTPLPVWESDKEDSDYYEVIGSVEELREKAGDQLPEDDEEIDLHRPFVDELTWEGPDGGTMRRVPDLIDVWFDSGAMPYAQWHYPFENEDDFEANFPADFIAEGVDQTRGWFYSLHAIATVVFDEVAYENVVVNGLVLDEDGNKMSKSVGNTVEPFEVIDDYGADVVRWFMMSNAPPWESIRFSERGLRDLRRTFFGTLENVYRFFATYANIDGFAYERDRMPVEERPELDQWIISRLHTTTQAVEAALDEYDPTTAARAVEDFVEELSNWHLRRSRPRFWASKKGEQNGPAGQGGTVAAAKKEAAYQTIHECLAATAKLMSPIAPFFGEWLYRTLGDVTGTEADSVHLASFPEVREEERNEALERRMGLARSIASSTLSLRNQAEINVRQPLPRLLVVTGTGVPEAEVEQVKDVILDEVNVKDIEYVEHSSEVVSRSAKPDFSRLGPRLGDLVKAVNQKVRQLDDETIDEYVETGALTLTVDGEEVELGPDDLIIQSEGIEGWLVEQEGDVTVALDTDITPALRAEGLAREGVKRIQDLRKAAGFEVTDRIAVAYDGSAQIADAVAAYADWIRNETLALELQPSNEPTGEAVETFEVGDERLTIGVRRVEADEALNA
- a CDS encoding TraR/DksA family transcriptional regulator; the encoded protein is MANDDAQPEGDAPDAPLHAQSDTTEDGEARTTPFSDDELEHFRELILQRRQEAKSEIEQMRKQVEQAKEQSDDNTAYGIHMADAGTDAMEREKLHLMIARQQKYVGYLDRALERIDNKTYGVCRVTGKPIAKERLEAVPHTEISIEAKRKEKAAGDAE